One part of the Montipora foliosa isolate CH-2021 unplaced genomic scaffold, ASM3666993v2 scaffold_476, whole genome shotgun sequence genome encodes these proteins:
- the LOC137989830 gene encoding uncharacterized protein, whose amino-acid sequence MAAGMEELFLFGEEFEAVLDILEDDEELEHEFTATAKDAQSTSIVCIDCGKKCKSSGGYKRHRAAKDNNSNQTQKPLSTLTPSILSEIVAHAIKNVKESEVFAASLRTELTQYEYMHEQLNEETHEFSVMQTLFDGYLKNGNAEKFYGKFYAQVPLNVANFFQGLSRNSATLLATKVADSMLTYCKNMMSPADDSPPSHTALSDKERAGLQYIGGYVLHKLHKKYARSETPESQHAMAILKAENWNMGVNPTSWYQVLAVEGCGV is encoded by the exons atggcggctggAATGGAGGAGTTATTTCTTTTTGGTGAAGAATTTGAGGCGGTTTTAGACATTTTAGAGGACGATGAAGAGTTAGAGCATGAATTTACAGCTACGGCTAAAGAT GCTCAATCTACAAGTATTGTATGCATCGATTGTGGAAAGAAATGCAAGTCAAGTGGAGGCTACAAGAGACATCGAGCTGCTAAAGACAATAATTCTAATCAGACCCAAAAGCCTTTGTCGACTCTAACACCAAGCATTCTTTCTGAGATAGTGGCTCATGCTATAAAGAATGTAAAAGAGTCTGAAGTGTTTGCTGCAAGTCTAAGAACCGAACTAACTCAGTATGAATACATGCATGAACAGCTAAATGAAGAAACTCATGAATTCTCTGTGATGCAGACACTTTTTGATGGATATTTGAAAAATGGAAATGCTGAAAAGTTTTATGGAAAGTTTTATGCACAAGTTCCATTGAATGTTGCAAACTTTTTCCAGGGACTTTCACGAAACTCTGCAACTTTACTTGCAACCAAGGTAGCCGACAGTATGCTAACATATTGTAAGAATATGATGTCCCCTGCTGATGATAGTCCACCATCCCACACAGCCTTATCAGACAAAGAGAGAGCTGGACTGCAGTATATAGGGGGATATGTTTTACACAAACTGCACAAGAAATATGCAAGAAGTGAAACACCTGAGAGTCAGCATGCAATGGCTATACTGAAAGCAGAAAATTGGAACATGGGTGTGAATCCCACAAGCTGGTATCAAGTGTTAGCCGTGGAGGGCTGTGGTGTATAA